One Xiphophorus maculatus strain JP 163 A chromosome 9, X_maculatus-5.0-male, whole genome shotgun sequence DNA segment encodes these proteins:
- the rfx2 gene encoding DNA-binding protein RFX2 isoform X2, which translates to MQNSEAASDPPTGVATLRTSSSAQAPVVQPVPASQQQVQHVYPTQVQYVGESGEAVYTNGTIRTAYSYNPDSQLYGQGSGGAYFDSQAGGTHVTTVVSSASSGVPPHGMVGIAMDVGSSHIISSGSTYLLHSGGMEGNRSHISHSSRSSSAMLEMAIENLQKSEGIASHKSSLLNSHLQWLLDNYETAEGVSLPRCSLYNHYLRHCQEQKLDPVNAASFGKLIRSVFMGLRTRRLGTRGNSKYHYYGIRVKPDSPLNRLQEDTQYMAMRQQPVHQKQRFKPLQKVDSMSDSLCGSSQHCSSTPEQSVAAQTQQHQQYIDTSHSLPPFPSPDLGTQPLPERISMTDIKKLQTLYRSHCEATLDVVMNLQFHYVENFWQNFWNATAPSSDGSTTVPSSDDELERVIPREKLVSLCKYEPVRLWMRSCDHILYQALVEILIPDVLRPVPSTLTQAIRNFAKSLEGWLTTAMTSFPQEIVRTKVAVVSAFAQTLRRYTSLNHLAQAARAVLQNTSQINQMLSDLNRVDFANVQEQASWVCQCDEGVVQRLEQDFKVTLQQQSSLDQWATWLDNVVSQVLKPHQGSPSFPKAARQFLLKWSFYSSMVIRDLTLRSAASFGSFHLIRLLYDEYMFYLVEHRVAQATGETPIAVMGEFSDLSSMMPSLLEKDASFSDEMSNLDGDGAPAEPAVKRERIEIGHPLQEM; encoded by the exons CCGAACGGCCTACTCCTACAACCCGGACTCCCAGCTGTACGGACAGGGCAGCGGGGGGGCCTATTTTGACTCTCAGGCCGGAGGAACCCACGTCACCACGGTGGTGTCCTCCGCCAGCAGTGGCGTGCCGCCTCACGGCATGGTGGGCATTGCCATGGACGTGGGCAGCAGCCACATCATTTCCAGCGGCAGCACCTACCTGCTGCACAGCGGCGGCATGGAGGGGAACCGCAGCCACATCTCACACTCGTCTCGCTCCTCTTCAGCCATG CTTGAAATGGCGATTGAAAACCTCCAAAAGTCTGAAGGGATTGCAAGTCACAAAAGCAGCCTGCTCAACAGCCAT CTTCAGTGGCTGCTGGACAACTATGAGACGGCGGAGGGAGTGAGCCTGCCCCGGTGTTCCCTCTATAACCATTACCTCAGACACTGCCAGGAGCAGAAACTGGATCCGGTTAACGCAGCGTCCTTCGGGAAGCTCATCCGCTCCGTCTTTATGGGCCTAAGGACGCGGCGCCTTGGCACCAG AGGCAACTCCAAGTACCATTACTATGGCATCCGGGTGAAGCCAGATTCTCCCCTGAACCGGCTGCAGGAGGACACCCAGTACATGGCGATGCGGCAGCAGCCTGTCCACCAGAAACAGAG GTTTAAGCCTCTGCAGAAGGTGGATAGCATGTCTGACAGTCTATGTGGAAGCTCTCAGCACTGCAGCAGCACCCCAGAGCAGTCGGTGGCGGCTCAAacccagcagcaccagcagtaCATCG ACACATCTCACTCCTTACCTCCGTTTCCTTCTCCGGACCTTGGGACGCAGCCTCTTCCTGAGCGCATCAGCATGACTGATATTAAGAAGCTGCAGACGCTCTACAGAAGCCACTGTGAG GCTACTTTGGATGTGGTGATGAATCTGCAGTTCCACTATGTGGAGAATTTCTGGCAGAACTTTTGGAATGCAACAGCGCCATCTAGTGACGGCAGCACAACCGTCCCCAGCAG TGATGATGAACTGGAGCGAGTGATTCCCAGGGAGAAGCTGGTATCTCTGTGCAAATATGAACCAGTCCGGCTATGGATGAGGAGCTGTGACCACATCCTGTACCAGGCCCTGGTGGAGATCCTCATCCCCGATGTGCTGCGCCCTGTTCCCA GCACTCTCACTCAGGCTATCAGAAACTTCGCCAAGAGTCTGGAGGGTTGGCTGACGACCGCCATGACCAGCTTTCCGCAAGAGATCGTTCGCACCAAG GTGGCGGTGGTCAGTGCGTTCGCCCAGACTCTGAGGCGTTACACCAGTCTGAACCACCTAGCCCAGGCGGCCCGCGCCGTTCTGCAGAACACCTCCCAGATCAACCAGATGCTCTCCGACCTCAACAGGGTGGACTTCGCCAACGTACAG GAGCAGGCGTCGTGGGTCTGCCAGTGTGACGAGGGCGTGGTCCAGCGTCTGGAGCAGGACTTCAAGGTgaccctgcagcagcagagctccCTGGACCAGTGGGCCACCTGGCTGGACAATGTGGTCTCTCAGGTCCTGAAGCCTCACCAGGGGAGCCCCAGCTTCCCCAAAGCCGCCCGCCAGTTCCTGCTCAAGTGGTCCTTCTACAG CTCCATGGTGATCAGAGACCTGACTCTGCGCAGCGCCGCCAGCTTCGGCTCGTTCCATCTGATCCGCCTGCTTTACGACGAGTACATGTTCTACCTGGTGGAGCATCGAGTTGCCCAGGCAACCGGAGAAACTCCCATAGCTGTGATGGGCGAG TTCAGCGACCTGAGCTCCATGATGCCGTCGCTCCTGGAGAAGG ATGCGTCGTTCTCAGACGAGATGAGCAACCTGGACGGCGACGGCGCTCCGGCCGAGCCGGCGGTGAAGAGGGAGAGGATTGAAATAGGCCACCCTCTGCAGGAAATGTGA